In the Drosophila gunungcola strain Sukarami unplaced genomic scaffold, Dgunungcola_SK_2 000001F, whole genome shotgun sequence genome, one interval contains:
- the LOC128261827 gene encoding lipase 3: protein MLLLSTENIFIMVFFLGLCQQETNAINNPFRLDIPPDVLEDAQLDTLQLITKYGYPAENYTVQTEDGYILGVFRIARPGAIPVLMVHGLLDSSATWVMMGPTKSLGYLLYEQGYDVWMANVRGNTYSKRHVRYSTDDSQFWDFSFHEMGIHDLPSTIDFVLMQTGFSQLHYVGHSQGTVSFWILASERPEYMEKILMMQALAPVAFLTHCRSPVVNFLSARDAAVAFFLRSMGYNEFLPNNNVINTFKRLACHDTTISNQVCENLLFLIFGFDRMQLNETMLPVLVGHTPAGASTKQMHHYGQLRNSRKFQLFDYGMWNLMHYGSLWPPSYKLENVRTKVALYYGNNDWLAPPEDVELLYQRLPNVVDKYLVPNENFNHLDLIWGIDAKELVWDRMLQVMKSQEPNIAAYSFK from the exons ATGTTGTTACTGTCgactgaaaatattttcattatggTCTTTTTCCTGGGCCTTTGTCAGCAGGAAACTAACGCAATTAATAACCCTTTTCGACTTGATATACCACCAGACGTTCTTGAAGATGCACAATTAGATACG CTCCAACTGATTACTAAATATGGATATCCGGCTGAGAATTACACAGTGCAGACCGAAGACGGATACATATTGGGAGTGTTTAGGATCGCCCGCCCTGGAGCCATTCCCGTACTGATGGTGCACGGACTGCTGGATAGCTCGGCCACTTGGGTGATGATGGGACCAACAAAATCACTGG GGTACTTACTCTATGAACAGGGCTACGATGTCTGGATGGCCAATGTGCGGGGCAATACCTATTCGAAACGCCATGTCAGGTACTCCACTGATGATTCTCAGTTTTGGGACTTTTCGTTCCACGAGATGGGCATTCATGATCTGCCCAGCACAATTGACTTTGTGCTGATGCAAACGGGATTCAGCCAGCTGCACTATGTGGGTCACTCCCAGGGAACGGTCTCATTTTGGATCCTGGCCAGTGAGCGACCAGAGTACATGGAGAAGATCCTTATGATGCAGGCCTTGGCTCCGGTGGCCTTCTTGACTCATTGTCGCAGTCCCGTTGTGAACTTCTTGTCCGCTCGGGATGCAGCGGTTGCC TTCTTCCTTAGATCAATGGGATATAATGAATTCCTGCCCAATAACAATGTGATTAACACTTTTAAGCGATTAGCCTGCCACGATACGACCATTTCCAACCAGGTTTGTGAGAATTTGCTCTTCCTCATTTTTGGATTCGACCGGATGCAGTTAAATGAGACAATGCTGCCAGTTCTGGTGGGTCACACTCCGGCTGGAGCATCCACCAAGCAGATGCATCACTACGGACAGCTGAGGAACTCGCGCAAGTTCCAGCTGTTTGACTACGGAATGTGGAACCTCATGCATTACGGAAGCCTCTGGCCACCATCCTACAAACTGGAGAATGTCCGGACCAAGGTGGCTTTGTATTACGGCAACAACGACTGGTTGGCACCGCCGGAGGATGTGGAACTACTTTACCAGAGACTGCCCAATGTGGTGGACAAATATTTGGTGCCTAATGAAAACTTCAACCATTTGGACCTGATCTGGGGCATCGATGCGAAGGAGCTTGTCTGGGACCGAATGCTTCAAGTAATGAAAAGTCAGGAACCGAATATTGCTGcttatagttttaaataa
- the LOC128261826 gene encoding lipase 3 isoform X2 produces MTAKILVTALTLCLLQSGIVEGLSLSFGNVTLFNVMFKSPSFLGRSVAVDSNLRIENDVDPNIQEDSHLNTFSLIQKYGYPAENHTVETDDGYILTLHRIARPGATPVLLVHGLLDSSATWVMMGPNKGLGYLLYDQGYDVWMANVRGNTYSRRHVKYSTHHAKFWDFTFHEMGKHDIPSTIDYILNATGVSQLHYIGHSQGTVVFWIMASERPEYMDKIVLMQALAPVAFLKHCRSPVVNFLAEFHLSLVLKMIGVHEFLPKNEFISMFNRIICDETTITKEICSNVIFLTTGFDRLQLNETMLPVIVGHSPAGASTKQMQHFGQLKRSGAFRQYDYGWLRNHWRYGTIEPPSYHLENVRAKVALYYGQNDWLAPPEDVEMLHRELPNVVEKYLVEDKEFNHLDFIWGIDARELLWDRMLENMRNHENSVI; encoded by the exons ATGACCGCAAAAATACTAGTAACGGCCCTAACTCTGTGCCTACTGCAGTCGGGAATCGTTGAGGGTCTATCTTTGTCATTTGGTAATGTAACCCTCTTCAACGTTATGTTCAAATCGCCCAGTTTTCTGGGTCGCTCAGTGGCGGTGGACAGCAATTTGCGGATCGAAAACGACGTGGATCCCAATATACAGGAGGATTCGCATTTGAATACC TTCAGtcttattcaaaaatatggcTACCCGGCGGAGAATCATACCGTGGAGACGGACGATGGATATATACTCACCCTGCACAGGATAGCTCGTCCCGGAGCAACTCCAGTGCTGTTGGTTCATGGTTTGCTGGACAGCTCAGCCACTTGGGTGATGATGGGACCCAACAAGGGACTTG GTTACCTGCTCTACGATCAGGGCTACGACGTCTGGATGGCCAATGTCCGGGGCAACACGTACTCGAGGAGGCACGTGAAGTACAGCACCCACCACGCCAAGTTCTGGGACTTCACCTTCCACGAGATGGGCAAGCACGATATCCCCAGCACGATCGACTATATACTAAACGCCACGGGGGTCAGCCAGCTGCACTATATCGGTCACTCCCAGGGAACCGTGGTCTTCTGGATCATGGCCAGTGAGCGGCCCGAGTACATGGACAAGATCGTCCTGATGCAGGCCTTGGCCCCAGTGGCCTTCCTCAAGCACTGCCGGAGCCCAGTGGTCAACTTTCTGGCCGAGTTTCATCTATCG TTGGTTCTCAAGATGATTGGCGTGCACGAGTTTTTGCCCAAGAATGAGTTCATCAGCATGTTCAATCGGATCATTTGCGACGAGACAACCATTACGAAGGAGATATGCTCGAACGTCATCTTCCTGACCACCGGATTCGACAGGCTGCAGCTGAACGAGACGATGCTTCCGGTGATCGTGGGTCACTCTCCGGCCGGAGCCTCCACCAAGCAGATGCAGCACTTTGGGCAGCTCAAGAGGTCGGGTGCCTTCCGGCAGTACGACTACGGATGGCTGAGGAACCACTGGCGCTACGGCACCATCGAGCCGCCATCCTACCATCTGGAGAATGTGCGGGCCAAGGTGGCCCTGTATTACGGCCAAAACGACTGGCTGGCTCCGCCGGAGGATGTGGAAATGCTGCACCGGGAACTGCCCAATGTGGTGGAAAAATATCTGGTGGAAGACAAGGAGTTCAACCACTTGGATTTCATCTGGGGCATCGATGCCAGGGAATTGCTGTGGGATCGAATGCTGGAAAACATGAGAAATCATGAGAATTCTGTTATTTAA
- the LOC128261439 gene encoding lipase 3 isoform X2: MVHGLLDSSVTYVILGPEKSLGYLLSDLGYDVWLLNTRGNRYSRKHKRFHRYQPQFWDFSFHELGMYDLPAAIDYVLARSKGFEQVHYVGHSQGTTSFFVMGSERPAYMKKIKLMQALAPVAYWDYIDSPILLTFVKYMRPLTFLARSLGLYEFPAENEVWRRLIHQICSFAFQNTCTYFVQELMGVDNQQFNRSLVPLISGHASSGSSLKSVEHYGQQIHSGGFFKYDYYNAWENRRRYGADTPPQYKVANVDCKVALYYSKNDRLTSDKDVERLRDNLPNVVHDYLIPNPRFNHIDFIWGNDVKTMLYGRMVEIMRQVDSGEL, translated from the exons ATGGTGCACGGTCTGCTGGACAGTTCCGTGACATATGTGATCTTGGGACCGGAAAAGTCCCTGGGCTACTTGCTCAGCGATCTGGGATACGATGTTTGGCTGCTGAATACCCGAGGTAATCGGTATTCGCGCAAGCATAAGCGCTTCCACCGATACCAACCGCAGTTCTGGGACTTCTCCTTCCACGAACTGGGGATGTACGATCTCCCGGCTGCTATTGATTATGTCCTGGCGAGGAGCAAGGGCTTCGAACAGGTCCACTACGTCGGCCATTCGCAGGGCACCACCTCCTTTTTTGTGATGGGCAGTGAGCGACCCGCTTACATGAAGAAAATAAAGTTGATGCAGGCCCTCGCTCCGGTGGCCTATTGGGACTATATCGATTCACCTATTCTCCTGACTTTCGTGAAGTACATGCGACCCTTAACT ttTCTTGCCAGATCATTGGGGCTTTACGAATTTCCGGCGGAGAACGAAGTGTGGCGGCGACTCATCCACCAAATCTGCAGCTTCGCTTTCCAGAACACCTGCACCTATTTCGTCCAGGAACTAATGGGTGTGGATAACCAACAGTTTAATAGAAGCCTTGTGCCGCTTATCTCGGGACACGCATCCTCGGGTTCGTCACTCAAGTCGGTGGAGCACTATGGCCAACAGATCCACAGCGGGGGATTCTTCAAGTACGATTACTACAACGCCTGGGAGAATCGAAGAAGATACGGTGCCGACACTCCTCCACAGTACAAAGTGGCCAACGTTGACTGCAAAGTGGCACTGTACTACAGTAAAAACGATCGCCTAACCTCCGACAAAGATGTAGAACGTTTAAGGGACAATCTGCCAAATGTGGTGCACGATTATCTGATTCCAAATCCCAGGTTTAATCACATCGACTTTATATGGGGAAACGATGTGAAAACCATGCTCTACGGTCGAATGGTGGAAATCATGCGGCAAGTGGATAGTGGCGAATTGTAG
- the LOC128261826 gene encoding lipase 3 isoform X1, which yields MTAKILVTALTLCLLQSGIVEGLSLSFGNVTLFNVMFKSPSFLGRSVAVDSNLRIENDVDPNIQEDSHLNTFSLIQKYGYPAENHTVETDDGYILTLHRIARPGATPVLLVHGLLDSSATWVMMGPNKGLGYLLYDQGYDVWMANVRGNTYSRRHVKYSTHHAKFWDFTFHEMGKHDIPSTIDYILNATGVSQLHYIGHSQGTVVFWIMASERPEYMDKIVLMQALAPVAFLKHCRSPVVNFLAEFHLSVSLVLKMIGVHEFLPKNEFISMFNRIICDETTITKEICSNVIFLTTGFDRLQLNETMLPVIVGHSPAGASTKQMQHFGQLKRSGAFRQYDYGWLRNHWRYGTIEPPSYHLENVRAKVALYYGQNDWLAPPEDVEMLHRELPNVVEKYLVEDKEFNHLDFIWGIDARELLWDRMLENMRNHENSVI from the exons ATGACCGCAAAAATACTAGTAACGGCCCTAACTCTGTGCCTACTGCAGTCGGGAATCGTTGAGGGTCTATCTTTGTCATTTGGTAATGTAACCCTCTTCAACGTTATGTTCAAATCGCCCAGTTTTCTGGGTCGCTCAGTGGCGGTGGACAGCAATTTGCGGATCGAAAACGACGTGGATCCCAATATACAGGAGGATTCGCATTTGAATACC TTCAGtcttattcaaaaatatggcTACCCGGCGGAGAATCATACCGTGGAGACGGACGATGGATATATACTCACCCTGCACAGGATAGCTCGTCCCGGAGCAACTCCAGTGCTGTTGGTTCATGGTTTGCTGGACAGCTCAGCCACTTGGGTGATGATGGGACCCAACAAGGGACTTG GTTACCTGCTCTACGATCAGGGCTACGACGTCTGGATGGCCAATGTCCGGGGCAACACGTACTCGAGGAGGCACGTGAAGTACAGCACCCACCACGCCAAGTTCTGGGACTTCACCTTCCACGAGATGGGCAAGCACGATATCCCCAGCACGATCGACTATATACTAAACGCCACGGGGGTCAGCCAGCTGCACTATATCGGTCACTCCCAGGGAACCGTGGTCTTCTGGATCATGGCCAGTGAGCGGCCCGAGTACATGGACAAGATCGTCCTGATGCAGGCCTTGGCCCCAGTGGCCTTCCTCAAGCACTGCCGGAGCCCAGTGGTCAACTTTCTGGCCGAGTTTCATCTATCGGTGAGC TTGGTTCTCAAGATGATTGGCGTGCACGAGTTTTTGCCCAAGAATGAGTTCATCAGCATGTTCAATCGGATCATTTGCGACGAGACAACCATTACGAAGGAGATATGCTCGAACGTCATCTTCCTGACCACCGGATTCGACAGGCTGCAGCTGAACGAGACGATGCTTCCGGTGATCGTGGGTCACTCTCCGGCCGGAGCCTCCACCAAGCAGATGCAGCACTTTGGGCAGCTCAAGAGGTCGGGTGCCTTCCGGCAGTACGACTACGGATGGCTGAGGAACCACTGGCGCTACGGCACCATCGAGCCGCCATCCTACCATCTGGAGAATGTGCGGGCCAAGGTGGCCCTGTATTACGGCCAAAACGACTGGCTGGCTCCGCCGGAGGATGTGGAAATGCTGCACCGGGAACTGCCCAATGTGGTGGAAAAATATCTGGTGGAAGACAAGGAGTTCAACCACTTGGATTTCATCTGGGGCATCGATGCCAGGGAATTGCTGTGGGATCGAATGCTGGAAAACATGAGAAATCATGAGAATTCTGTTATTTAA
- the LOC128261439 gene encoding lipase 1 isoform X1, producing MLRSYNVKYLCGTLISLYFYCDIASCDLIKVDKNILEDANLITPDLIKKYGYPAETHKIQAKDGFVLTAHRIPRPGGQPVLMVHGLLDSSVTYVILGPEKSLGYLLSDLGYDVWLLNTRGNRYSRKHKRFHRYQPQFWDFSFHELGMYDLPAAIDYVLARSKGFEQVHYVGHSQGTTSFFVMGSERPAYMKKIKLMQALAPVAYWDYIDSPILLTFVKYMRPLTFLARSLGLYEFPAENEVWRRLIHQICSFAFQNTCTYFVQELMGVDNQQFNRSLVPLISGHASSGSSLKSVEHYGQQIHSGGFFKYDYYNAWENRRRYGADTPPQYKVANVDCKVALYYSKNDRLTSDKDVERLRDNLPNVVHDYLIPNPRFNHIDFIWGNDVKTMLYGRMVEIMRQVDSGEL from the exons ATGCTTAGAAGCTATAATGTGAAGTACTTGTGTGGCACTTTGATCAgtctatatttttattgtgatATTGCTTCATGCGACTTGATTAAGGTggacaaaaacattttggagGATGCCAATCTAATCACG CCGGATCTAATCAAGAAGTATGGCTATCCGGCGGAAACCCACAAGATTCAAGCCAAGGATGGCTTTGTCCTTACGGCTCATCGTATTCCAAGGCCCGGTGGTCAGCCAGTGTTGATGGTGCACGGTCTGCTGGACAGTTCCGTGACATATGTGATCTTGGGACCGGAAAAGTCCCTGGGCTACTTGCTCAGCGATCTGGGATACGATGTTTGGCTGCTGAATACCCGAGGTAATCGGTATTCGCGCAAGCATAAGCGCTTCCACCGATACCAACCGCAGTTCTGGGACTTCTCCTTCCACGAACTGGGGATGTACGATCTCCCGGCTGCTATTGATTATGTCCTGGCGAGGAGCAAGGGCTTCGAACAGGTCCACTACGTCGGCCATTCGCAGGGCACCACCTCCTTTTTTGTGATGGGCAGTGAGCGACCCGCTTACATGAAGAAAATAAAGTTGATGCAGGCCCTCGCTCCGGTGGCCTATTGGGACTATATCGATTCACCTATTCTCCTGACTTTCGTGAAGTACATGCGACCCTTAACT ttTCTTGCCAGATCATTGGGGCTTTACGAATTTCCGGCGGAGAACGAAGTGTGGCGGCGACTCATCCACCAAATCTGCAGCTTCGCTTTCCAGAACACCTGCACCTATTTCGTCCAGGAACTAATGGGTGTGGATAACCAACAGTTTAATAGAAGCCTTGTGCCGCTTATCTCGGGACACGCATCCTCGGGTTCGTCACTCAAGTCGGTGGAGCACTATGGCCAACAGATCCACAGCGGGGGATTCTTCAAGTACGATTACTACAACGCCTGGGAGAATCGAAGAAGATACGGTGCCGACACTCCTCCACAGTACAAAGTGGCCAACGTTGACTGCAAAGTGGCACTGTACTACAGTAAAAACGATCGCCTAACCTCCGACAAAGATGTAGAACGTTTAAGGGACAATCTGCCAAATGTGGTGCACGATTATCTGATTCCAAATCCCAGGTTTAATCACATCGACTTTATATGGGGAAACGATGTGAAAACCATGCTCTACGGTCGAATGGTGGAAATCATGCGGCAAGTGGATAGTGGCGAATTGTAG